The sequence TATCCCTTCAAACCTTAGTATCAAGGAAACCGTCCTTTTGGCGGCTTCAGTTGAAACTGTGGACAAGGTTGGCTTTACGAGCGCAAAAATTCAGCTAAAAGACATAGAGGATGTTAGAAGCAGCAAGAGAAGTTACATTGAATCCAGGAGCAAGGAGCTTTTGAGCAGGGCCTACGGCCAGCTGGTCGACCCCAAGGAAGCTCTTGAAAAGCTGGACAAAGACGTCAAAATCGCCGAGGCAATCGAGTACAAAGGGCTTTGCGCAGGGCCGGAAATCCACAATTCGCGGGAAATCGTGATTGTAGAGGGCCGCGCAGATGTCATAAACCTGCTTAAATACGGCATACGAAACGCGATTGCAATAGACGGAAGCAAGGTCTCGGAGAACGTCTCTGATATCGTAAAAGACCGCATAACCACGGTCTTTCTTGACGGCGACAGGGGCGGAGACATGATTCTTAAGCGGCTAAAGCAGTTCTTAAAGGTGGATTACGTGGCAAGGGCCCCTGACGGCAAAGAAGTCGAGGAGCTCACGGGAAAAGAGATAAGGCAGGCATTGAAGACAAAGAAGCGGGAAGACAAGGCCCCCCCGCCCGAAATGGGCGGGGACAAGAAGGGCTTTTCCAAAAAGGCGGCACCAGAGCTCCCTGAAGACCTAAAGGCCCGCATAGGGCCCATTTTAAAGGACATGCTTGGCACTAAAGAAGTCAGGTTCCTTGACAGCTCGCTTGAGGAGGTCCACAGGGCCTCTTATGGGGAGCTTTCAAAGCTCCTGAAAGTCGTGGATTTCGACAACGTAGCCGTCGTCCTTATGGACG is a genomic window of Candidatus Aenigmatarchaeota archaeon containing:
- a CDS encoding DNA primase; this encodes MGKIAENAKYLMKFSLEADSLVERPDVIGAIFGQTEGLLGQGMELKELQESGRVGRIEIIFQESKDGKTRAEIVIPSNLSIKETVLLAASVETVDKVGFTSAKIQLKDIEDVRSSKRSYIESRSKELLSRAYGQLVDPKEALEKLDKDVKIAEAIEYKGLCAGPEIHNSREIVIVEGRADVINLLKYGIRNAIAIDGSKVSENVSDIVKDRITTVFLDGDRGGDMILKRLKQFLKVDYVARAPDGKEVEELTGKEIRQALKTKKREDKAPPPEMGGDKKGFSKKAAPELPEDLKARIGPILKDMLGTKEVRFLDSSLEEVHRASYGELSKLLKVVDFDNVAVVLMDGKFTKDLAERFEKKNIQAVACFDRERFKTKINVLCIDEF